The following DNA comes from Erigeron canadensis isolate Cc75 chromosome 3, C_canadensis_v1, whole genome shotgun sequence.
TCAAAACTCCGCACGGTCATAGAACACTTATTATACTGAAAAGATGACTTCTCAACATTGTCCCAAGGGAACAGGTAATCTAAATTAACCATAAATCAACTATTTCAGCAAACAATATATTCGAAACTACAACAGAACTAGATGATTATGGAACCATAACCCATTACccatataaacaaaaacaacaacttCATGACTCAGAAACACATAAAACTAAATGGTGAATCCTACAATACTTCAATAGGATTGCTTTCACTTCCTTCTGCTTTTTCTACCAGTTCAGATGGGAAATTATCTCTGAGGATCTGAACTCTAAACTTTACAACAGCACCCTTAGAGATGATCTCCATCAACTCAAACACACATGCATCCCCAACTTTAAGATCCATATCTCTCACAAATTTTCCCCATGCTTGAGTcgcaaacttttttttatccctATCAGGAAGGTAAGGTAGGTCCCACTCCTTCCCCTGGTATACTATCTTAGCAAGGACCGTAGTAGTTGGAATCTTGTCAGACACTTCTCGGGGGATGCGCTACAAGTGCATCAGATAacattagaggtggcaaaatggagaGAGCGGGTAAAGGTTAAAGCATGTACTTTAGTATGGGTCATTGGGTCAGGTTAGCCAAACAcacattatatttaaaaaagaaaaaaaaaatcttcaacTATTAATGTGTCAAACATCATTGAGTATTATTTTACTTAATCCAACAAAACTCTACCTTTTGATCTAATCGATTTAAGTGCTTATATAAAATTTGGCTGAGTTTCTACCCTTCTGACCCATTCGAACCATCAAACTAGTGAGGGCTTGATTCCACCCGCCAGAGATCAAAATGTAACCCCAAGTGACC
Coding sequences within:
- the LOC122594192 gene encoding B3 domain-containing protein Os04g0386900-like — protein: MDFQAQKQSAKTGGGETSYQPNCEEEEEAAEYWPLSGSKPYFIVVLPNSNPLKPFQVRIPREVSDKIPTTTVLAKIVYQGKEWDLPYLPDRDKKKFATQAWGKFVRDMDLKVGDACVFELMEIISKGAVVKFRVQILRDNFPSELVEKAEGSESNPIEVL